In a genomic window of Thiosocius teredinicola:
- a CDS encoding TRAP transporter large permease, giving the protein MEVLVLFIMVIGFMLIGVPIAISLGLSSILFLMMFSHDASLVAVAQSLFDAFEGHYTLLAIPFFILASVFMSTGGVARRIIRFAIAVVGSFRGGLAIASVFACMLFAALSGSSPATVVAIGSIVIAGMISVGYSREFAAGVICNAGTLGILIPPSIVMVVYAAATDVSVGRMFLAGVFPGLLAGFMLMVAIYIWARVKGLPASPWQGWGEVFASMADASWGLLLVIIILGGIYGGIFTPTEAAAVAAVYSFLIANFIYRDMGPFKDGMGSVAGLPVRIVSVIWHPDTKHALFEGGKLTIMLMFIIANALILKHVLTEERVPQMITEAMLSAGFGPIMFLIVVNVLLLIGGQFMEPSGLLIIVAPLVFPIAIALGIDPIHLGIIMVVNMEIGMITPPVGLNLFVTAGVAQMSVGSVIRAAAPWVAIMFLFLLIVTYVPVVSTWLPTQLMGPEIITR; this is encoded by the coding sequence ATGGAAGTGCTGGTTCTGTTCATCATGGTCATCGGTTTCATGTTGATCGGCGTGCCGATCGCGATTTCGCTGGGCCTTTCGTCAATCTTGTTCCTGATGATGTTCTCGCACGATGCGTCGCTGGTGGCGGTCGCGCAGTCGTTGTTCGATGCCTTCGAGGGGCACTACACGCTGCTGGCGATACCATTCTTTATCCTCGCCTCGGTGTTCATGTCGACCGGCGGTGTCGCACGCCGCATCATCCGCTTTGCTATCGCGGTGGTCGGCTCGTTCCGCGGCGGCTTGGCGATCGCCTCGGTCTTCGCCTGTATGTTGTTCGCTGCCTTGTCCGGCTCATCGCCGGCCACGGTGGTCGCGATCGGGTCGATCGTGATCGCCGGCATGATTTCGGTCGGCTATTCGCGCGAGTTCGCCGCCGGCGTTATCTGTAACGCGGGCACGCTCGGTATCCTGATACCGCCGTCGATCGTCATGGTGGTCTATGCTGCGGCGACCGATGTGTCCGTGGGGCGCATGTTCCTGGCCGGCGTCTTTCCCGGATTATTGGCCGGCTTCATGCTGATGGTCGCCATCTACATCTGGGCGCGTGTCAAGGGGTTGCCGGCCAGTCCCTGGCAGGGTTGGGGCGAGGTGTTCGCGTCGATGGCCGATGCCTCATGGGGCTTGTTGCTGGTGATCATCATCCTCGGTGGTATCTACGGCGGCATCTTCACGCCGACCGAGGCCGCGGCCGTGGCTGCCGTTTACTCGTTTCTGATCGCAAACTTCATCTACCGCGACATGGGGCCATTCAAAGACGGCATGGGCTCTGTTGCCGGTTTGCCGGTTCGCATTGTTTCCGTGATTTGGCACCCGGATACCAAGCATGCGCTGTTCGAAGGCGGCAAGTTGACCATCATGTTGATGTTCATCATCGCCAACGCGCTGATCCTGAAGCATGTGCTCACCGAGGAACGCGTGCCGCAGATGATCACCGAGGCGATGCTGTCGGCGGGTTTCGGGCCGATCATGTTCCTGATCGTGGTCAACGTGCTGTTGTTGATCGGTGGTCAGTTCATGGAGCCGTCCGGACTGTTGATCATCGTCGCACCGCTGGTCTTTCCGATCGCCATCGCCCTGGGTATCGATCCGATTCACCTGGGTATCATCATGGTCGTGAACATGGAGATCGGCATGATCACACCGCCGGTGGGCTTGAACCTGTTCGTGACCGCGGGGGTCGCACAGATGTCGGTCGGCAGCGTCATCCGTGCCGCCGCGCCCTGGGTCGCGATCATGTTCCTTTTCCTGTTGATCGTGACCTATGTGCCGGTCGTGTCGACCTGGTTGCCGACCCAACTGATGGGGCCGGAGATCATCACGCGTTGA
- a CDS encoding pentapeptide repeat-containing protein: protein MHRSYRQTSVSAASTAALIATLAAYSGAHASGDAVKLLEQSGACIGCDLAGEDLSGRRLMAADLSGADLRDANLRGAILFRANLSAADLRGAKLEGASLGRANLSSANLSGIAWQRAKLAHATLIDADLRNSDLREAMLEHADLSGANLSRSNLEGARLRHTTLDNTHLHEARLKEADLRQLDLRPVASMTRVDLGGARLDKADLSGVDLSESKLDTAQINDANLSGTRLVAASLRAAELRKSNLSDANLDNADLRNAVLQSVKLQGATLNSTKLDQITLSGNLIGMDFSNSNLRRANLQGANLKDARFTNADLRQANLSACNLYNADFSGADLRSANFTRANLREAKFDNADLTDARFDDAKGAPQHVAD, encoded by the coding sequence ATGCATCGTTCTTACCGACAAACAAGCGTTTCAGCCGCATCCACCGCGGCATTGATAGCGACGCTTGCGGCGTATTCGGGCGCGCATGCCTCAGGCGACGCAGTCAAACTCCTCGAGCAGAGCGGTGCCTGTATCGGCTGCGACCTCGCCGGCGAAGACCTGTCGGGGCGACGCCTGATGGCAGCCGATCTATCCGGCGCCGACCTGCGCGATGCGAACCTGCGCGGCGCCATTCTGTTCCGCGCAAACCTGTCGGCCGCAGACCTGAGGGGAGCAAAGCTTGAAGGCGCCAGCCTGGGGCGTGCCAACCTGTCGAGCGCGAACCTTTCCGGTATCGCCTGGCAGCGCGCCAAGCTCGCGCACGCGACACTGATCGATGCCGATCTGCGTAACAGCGACTTGCGTGAGGCAATGCTGGAGCATGCCGACCTTTCGGGCGCCAACCTGTCGCGCTCGAACCTGGAAGGTGCGCGTTTGCGGCACACAACGCTGGACAACACCCATCTTCATGAAGCCCGGCTCAAGGAAGCAGACCTGCGGCAACTCGATCTGCGCCCGGTCGCCTCGATGACCCGTGTCGATCTTGGCGGCGCGCGGCTCGACAAGGCCGACCTGAGCGGCGTCGACCTCAGTGAAAGCAAACTGGACACAGCGCAGATCAACGACGCCAACTTGTCTGGCACTCGTTTGGTCGCGGCGTCATTGCGTGCCGCAGAGCTGCGCAAATCGAACCTGAGCGATGCAAATCTGGACAACGCGGATCTTCGCAACGCCGTTCTGCAAAGCGTCAAGCTGCAAGGCGCAACGCTCAATTCAACCAAACTCGATCAGATCACCCTCAGCGGCAACCTGATCGGCATGGATTTCAGCAACAGCAATCTACGGCGCGCCAACCTGCAAGGCGCCAACCTCAAAGATGCAAGGTTCACCAATGCCGACCTGCGCCAAGCCAACCTCTCGGCCTGCAATCTGTACAACGCCGACTTCAGCGGCGCCGACCTCAGGTCGGCGAACTTCACCCGCGCCAACCTGCGCGAAGCGAAGTTCGATAATGCCGATTTGACCGATGCGCGTTTCGACGACGCGAAGGGAGCCCCGCAACACGTCGCCGATTGA
- the dusA gene encoding tRNA dihydrouridine(20/20a) synthase DusA, which produces MMLDRTLSIAPMLDWTDRHCRFFLRQISHHVLLYTEMITTGALLHRDPARFLDYNAAEHPLALQLGGSDPNELAACAKLADEWGYDEVNLNVGCPSDRVQSGRFGACLMAEPSLVAECVAAMAQSTPQAVTVKHRIGIDDLDGYDHLTRFIDAIANAGCGTFIVHARKAWLQGLSPKQNREVPPLKYDVVHALKSDFPQLTFVINGGFKTLAQVEEQLRQVDGVMIGREAYQNPWILAEADARLYGDDIGPQSRNDVVARMLPYIQQQHAQGVPVHRITRHMLGLFQGVKGARAWRRHLSENVHKADCGPEILTAAMSAMG; this is translated from the coding sequence ATGATGCTCGACCGAACGCTCTCCATTGCCCCCATGCTCGATTGGACGGATCGCCACTGCCGCTTCTTTCTGCGGCAGATCTCGCATCATGTCCTGCTTTACACCGAGATGATCACCACCGGCGCCCTGCTGCATCGCGATCCGGCGCGCTTTCTCGACTACAACGCTGCCGAACATCCGCTCGCACTGCAACTGGGCGGCAGCGATCCGAACGAGCTCGCGGCATGCGCAAAACTGGCCGATGAATGGGGTTACGACGAGGTCAACCTGAACGTCGGCTGCCCTTCCGACCGCGTACAGTCGGGCCGCTTCGGCGCCTGCCTGATGGCCGAACCATCGCTGGTTGCGGAATGCGTCGCGGCAATGGCGCAGTCAACGCCGCAAGCGGTTACCGTCAAGCATCGTATCGGCATTGACGATCTCGATGGTTACGATCACCTGACCCGGTTCATCGACGCCATTGCCAACGCCGGCTGCGGTACCTTTATCGTGCACGCACGCAAAGCCTGGCTACAGGGACTCAGCCCGAAACAGAACCGCGAGGTTCCGCCGCTAAAGTACGACGTAGTGCATGCATTGAAGTCGGACTTCCCACAACTGACATTCGTGATCAACGGCGGCTTCAAAACGCTGGCCCAAGTCGAGGAGCAACTCAGGCAGGTCGATGGCGTGATGATCGGTAGAGAGGCCTATCAAAACCCGTGGATACTGGCTGAAGCCGATGCGCGATTGTATGGCGACGATATCGGACCACAGTCGCGAAACGATGTCGTCGCACGCATGCTGCCCTACATCCAGCAACAACATGCGCAGGGTGTTCCGGTACATCGCATCACTCGCCACATGCTTGGCCTGTTTCAAGGCGTCAAAGGCGCGCGCGCCTGGCGTCGCCATCTTTCCGAAAACGTCCACAAAGCGGACTGTGGACCTGAGATCTTGACAGCCGCCATGTCGGCAATGGGGTGA
- a CDS encoding cytochrome-c peroxidase — MMRIWTTLLTGGALCMSLSAHAYDWQALPEQAPAPADNPQTEAKIQLGKTLYFDPRFSEHGTLSCNSCHNVMAAGDDNRPNSIGMHDARGERSAPTVWNAAFLSTQFWDGRAATLEDQAKGPVQNPIEMGMANLDAAMARLLKIPGYKPMFEAAFPNEENPVTADNAAKAVAAFERTLITPDTPYDRYVKGDKTALNERQVRGMNRFAELGCTSCHAGANFSGPEMPVGTGFFMKFPTFAGSEYETKYKLTDDKGRQTVTNQASDANMWRVPTLRNVALTAPYFHNGAVPTLDEAVRVMAKTQLNQEISEDDVNDIVAFLNGLGGEFPEIAMPRLPATPNISVIPPIDPHMGRAAHR, encoded by the coding sequence ATGATGCGTATTTGGACAACACTGTTAACCGGCGGCGCGCTGTGCATGTCGCTATCGGCACACGCCTACGACTGGCAGGCCTTGCCCGAGCAAGCCCCGGCACCGGCAGACAACCCACAGACCGAGGCGAAGATTCAACTCGGCAAGACACTGTATTTCGACCCACGTTTTTCCGAGCACGGCACCCTGTCGTGTAACTCGTGTCACAACGTCATGGCAGCGGGCGATGATAACCGCCCCAACTCGATAGGCATGCACGATGCGCGCGGTGAGCGCAGTGCACCGACCGTATGGAACGCAGCATTTCTGTCGACCCAGTTCTGGGACGGCCGCGCCGCCACGCTCGAAGACCAGGCCAAAGGCCCGGTACAGAACCCGATCGAGATGGGCATGGCAAACCTCGATGCGGCGATGGCCCGCCTGCTCAAGATCCCGGGTTACAAACCCATGTTCGAGGCGGCCTTCCCCAACGAAGAGAACCCGGTAACCGCAGACAACGCGGCCAAGGCGGTAGCTGCCTTCGAGCGTACCTTGATCACCCCGGACACGCCCTACGACCGCTATGTCAAAGGCGACAAGACGGCGCTCAATGAGCGGCAGGTTCGCGGCATGAACCGCTTCGCCGAACTCGGCTGCACCTCATGTCACGCCGGCGCCAACTTCAGCGGACCGGAAATGCCGGTCGGCACTGGCTTTTTCATGAAGTTCCCAACGTTCGCCGGCAGCGAGTATGAAACCAAGTACAAGCTGACCGACGACAAAGGCCGCCAGACGGTCACCAACCAGGCCAGTGATGCCAACATGTGGCGCGTACCGACGTTGCGCAACGTGGCGCTGACGGCGCCCTACTTCCACAACGGCGCCGTGCCGACGTTGGACGAGGCCGTTCGCGTCATGGCGAAAACCCAACTGAACCAGGAAATCAGCGAAGACGATGTCAACGATATCGTGGCCTTCCTGAACGGCTTGGGCGGTGAGTTTCCGGAAATCGCCATGCCGCGACTCCCGGCCACGCCGAATATAAGCGTGATCCCGCCGATCGATCCGCATATGGGTCGCGCGGCCCACCGTTGA